The Actinocorallia herbida DNA window CGCGCCGCCCGGCTCAGGTTCCTGTGGGCCGTCAACTTCGCCGCCCTTCTCCTCTGGGACGACGACGCCTGCCACGAGCTGGCCGAGCTCTGCCTGCGCCTGGTCCGCGCCTCCGGCGCGCACGCCATGCTGCCCGCCGGGCTCACCAACGCGCTGATGCAGGCCCTGTTCGAAGGCGACCTGGCGGAGGCCGCGGCGCTTGACGAGGAGGCGCGCGCGTACGCGGCGGCCGCCGGGAACCGGACCACCGTCGGGGTCCCGACGCAGCTGCGCGGCGACCTCGGCCTCGCGGTGTGGCGGGGGGACCGGAACGAGAGCGAGCACCTCGCGGACACGATCGAGAAGGACGCGACGGCCCGCGGCGTGATCCGGACCGTCGAGGTCTGCAGGTGGGCCAGGTCCGTCCTCTACAACAGCCTCGGCGAGTACGAGAAGGCCCTGGACGCCGTCCCGCGCGGGGCGCTGCCCGACGCGGGGGGCGTCCCCTGGGCGCCGCTCGAACTGATCGAGGCGGCCGTGCGCACCGGCGACCGGGACCTGGCCGCCGAGTGGCTGGCACGGCTCTCCCGCGCCGCTCAGGCGAGCGGCGCGGAGTGGGGGCTCGGGCTGGAGTCCCGCTGCCGGGCGCTGCTCTCCGAGGGCGAGGAGGCAGACCGCCTCTACCGGGAGGCGATCGAGCGGCTCGGCCGGACCCGGATGCGTCCCGACCTCGCCCGCGCCCACCTGCTCTACGGCGAGTGGCTGCGCCGCGAACGCCGCCGCGTCGACGCCCGCGAGCAGCTGCGGACCGCGTTCGAGATGTTCACCGAGATCGGTATGCGGGCCTTCGCCGACAGGGCCGAGCGCGAACTCCTCGCGACGGGCGAGACCGCGCGAAAGCGTACCGTCGAGACCACCGACGAGCTCACCCCGCAGGAGGCGCAGGTCGCCCGGCTCGTCCGGACCGGCCTCACCAACAAGGAGATCGCCGCGCGCCTGTACGTGAGCCCCCGGACCGTCGAGTACCACCTGCGCAAGGTGTTCACCAAGCTCGGCGTCACCTCCCGGCACCAGCTCGAGGGGCTCGGCTGACCCCGGTCCGACCCGCCGCCCGAGAGGCGTGACGATTCTGTCACCGTCGGTGGCTAGGGTGCGGTCATGGGTTCCGGGGGGAGCGCGGTCGGGTTGGTGCTGCATCCGACGCGGCAGGTGGGCGGGTCGGTCGAGACCATCATGGCGTTCGCGCGCGCGAACGCGGTGCGGGTGCTGGTGCGGGAGGGCGATCGGGGGCGGGTGCCGGAGGGGGTCGGGGTCGTCTCGGACGCGGACTTCGTGGCGGGAGTGGACGCCGTCGTCGCGCTGGGCGGAGACGGGACGATGCTCGGCGCGATGCGGCTGCTGATCGACCGGCCGGTGCCGGTGCTGGGCGTCAACCACGGCGACCTCGGGTTCCTGGTCGAGGTGACCCCGGCCGGGCTGCCCTCGGCGCTGGCGCGGCTCACCGAGGGCGATTTCACGATCGAGCGGCACGCCTGCCTGGAGGTCGGGCCGGACGACGCGGCGATCTCGACCCGGTTCGGATTCAACGACGTGGTGCTCGGCAGGCCGGGCCGTGGAGGGGCCGTCTCGCTCGACCTCGCGGTCAACGGCCTCCGGTACGGCTACTACCGGGGCGACGCGGTGGTCGTCTCGACCCCGACCGGCTCCACCGCCTACAACTACGCGGCGGGCGGCCCGGTCCTCTCGCCCTCGTGCGACGCCGTCGTCATCACCCCGGTCGCGCCCATGTCCGGCATCAGCCGCCCCGTGGTGCTCGGCGCACAGGACCGGATCCGCTTCACCGTGGCGGCGGACGGCACCCCC harbors:
- a CDS encoding NAD(+)/NADH kinase, translated to MGSGGSAVGLVLHPTRQVGGSVETIMAFARANAVRVLVREGDRGRVPEGVGVVSDADFVAGVDAVVALGGDGTMLGAMRLLIDRPVPVLGVNHGDLGFLVEVTPAGLPSALARLTEGDFTIERHACLEVGPDDAAISTRFGFNDVVLGRPGRGGAVSLDLAVNGLRYGYYRGDAVVVSTPTGSTAYNYAAGGPVLSPSCDAVVITPVAPMSGISRPVVLGAQDRIRFTVAADGTPVVVDVDGVPSGELGHGAPLTIGSRPEAADVVRLSTAEHAGRSRIKLSLLDLPLRPDQLLDLIPPSLRRDVESLHTEEADPTPDAADPPT